The Rhodopseudomonas palustris genome window below encodes:
- the pcaF gene encoding 3-oxoadipyl-CoA thiolase: MADVFVCDAVRTPIGRYGGSLAKVRTDDLAAVPIKALMAKHPDMDWSAVDEVFFGCANQAGEDNRNVARMAALLAGLPDSVPGQTLNRLCASGLDAVGAAGRAIRGGEIDLAIAGGVESMTRAPFVQGKATEAFARTADIFDTTIGWRFINPLMKQQYGVDSMPETGENVAEEFQISRADQDAFAIRSQQRAGAAIAAGYFAEEIAPVTYAGGKAGPITVDKDEHPRPETTLEGLAKLKPIVRNPGTVTAGNASGVNDGAAALLIASEAAVKKYGLTPRAKILGLASAAVPPRIMGIGPVPATRKLMERLGLKISDFDLIELNEAFASQGIACLRQLGVQDDADFVNPHGGAIALGHPLGMSGARLALTAMHGLEKRGGKLALATMCVGVGQGVAMAIEKVN; the protein is encoded by the coding sequence ATGGCCGACGTGTTTGTCTGCGACGCGGTGCGCACCCCGATCGGCCGTTACGGCGGCTCTCTCGCCAAGGTCCGGACCGACGATCTCGCGGCGGTGCCGATCAAGGCGCTGATGGCCAAGCATCCCGACATGGACTGGAGCGCGGTCGACGAGGTGTTCTTCGGCTGCGCCAATCAGGCCGGCGAAGACAACCGCAACGTCGCTCGCATGGCCGCGCTGCTGGCGGGCCTGCCGGACTCGGTGCCCGGCCAGACCCTCAACCGGCTGTGCGCCTCCGGTCTCGATGCGGTCGGCGCGGCGGGCCGCGCGATCCGCGGCGGCGAGATCGATCTGGCGATCGCCGGCGGCGTCGAGTCGATGACCCGCGCGCCGTTCGTGCAGGGTAAGGCGACCGAAGCATTCGCCCGGACCGCCGACATCTTCGACACCACGATCGGCTGGCGCTTCATCAATCCGCTGATGAAGCAGCAATACGGCGTCGACTCGATGCCGGAGACCGGCGAGAACGTCGCCGAAGAATTCCAGATCTCGCGTGCCGACCAGGACGCCTTCGCGATCCGCTCCCAGCAGCGCGCCGGTGCGGCGATCGCGGCCGGTTACTTCGCCGAGGAGATCGCGCCGGTGACCTATGCGGGCGGCAAAGCCGGCCCGATCACGGTCGACAAGGACGAGCATCCGCGTCCCGAAACCACGCTCGAAGGCCTCGCCAAGCTGAAGCCGATCGTGCGCAATCCGGGCACCGTGACGGCCGGCAACGCCTCGGGCGTCAATGACGGCGCCGCGGCGCTGCTGATTGCCTCGGAGGCCGCGGTGAAGAAATACGGCCTGACGCCGCGTGCCAAAATCCTCGGCCTCGCTTCGGCCGCGGTGCCGCCGCGGATCATGGGCATCGGCCCGGTGCCGGCGACCAGGAAGCTGATGGAGCGGCTCGGGCTGAAGATCAGCGACTTCGATCTGATCGAGCTGAACGAGGCGTTCGCCAGCCAGGGCATCGCCTGCCTGCGCCAGCTCGGCGTGCAGGACGACGCCGACTTCGTCAATCCGCACGGCGGCGCGATCGCGCTCGGCCACCCGCTCGGCATGAGCGGCGCCCGCCTGGCGCTGACCGCGATGCACGGCCTGGAAAAGCGCGGCGGCAAACTCGCGCTCGCCACGATGTGCGTCGGCGTCGGCCAGGGCGTCGCGATGGCGATCGAGAAGGTGAACTAA
- a CDS encoding MDR family MFS transporter: protein MAGAAQSHAVPGFRRNMVTICAMTATIMQALDTTIANVALPYMQGSLSASQDQINWVLTSYIVAAAIMTAPVGWIANRFGRKRIFIICSAGFTIASVMCGLAQDITQMVLFRLLQGVFGAALVPLSQAVMLDSYALHERAKAMSIWGMGVMMGPIMGPSLGAWLTETYSWHWVFFVNLPFGAITVLGLAMFMDETDKNHELRFDWFGFAALAVGIGAMQLALDRGEQLDWFNSPEIIIESIISVVGFYYFFAHSFTTERPFIQFAIFKDRNFVGGVVFMTVMGLVLFSTMALSSPFLQNVEGYPIMTAGLLLASRGCGTFVAMMIVGRIMRYIEARTLIATGLSLTCASLYVMTGWTDQTSVSSVVVTSIIQGFGFGLVFVPLSTVAFMTLPGQLRTDGTAMLTLVRNVASSVGISVVIAKLSSGTTTAHAILTEHINPFNDALQMPNVTGMIDLSTTTGKAMMDAIVTMQAQIIAFSHDYAMVMFLTAAAVPMAIIIGSTKAALRKQSEAAADHAAVME, encoded by the coding sequence ATGGCGGGCGCGGCACAATCTCACGCGGTCCCCGGCTTCCGCCGGAACATGGTGACGATCTGCGCCATGACCGCGACGATCATGCAGGCGCTCGACACCACGATCGCCAACGTCGCGCTGCCCTATATGCAGGGCTCGCTCTCCGCATCGCAGGACCAGATCAACTGGGTGCTGACCTCCTACATCGTCGCCGCCGCGATCATGACGGCGCCGGTCGGCTGGATCGCCAACCGGTTCGGCCGCAAGCGCATCTTCATCATCTGCTCGGCCGGCTTCACGATCGCGTCGGTGATGTGCGGCCTCGCCCAGGACATTACCCAGATGGTGCTGTTCCGGCTGCTGCAGGGGGTGTTCGGCGCGGCACTGGTGCCGCTGTCACAGGCGGTGATGCTGGACAGCTACGCGCTGCACGAGCGCGCCAAGGCGATGTCGATCTGGGGCATGGGCGTGATGATGGGGCCGATCATGGGCCCGTCGCTCGGCGCCTGGCTGACCGAGACCTATTCCTGGCACTGGGTGTTCTTCGTCAACCTGCCGTTCGGTGCCATCACGGTGCTGGGGCTGGCGATGTTCATGGACGAGACCGACAAGAACCACGAATTGCGGTTCGACTGGTTCGGCTTCGCGGCGCTGGCGGTCGGCATCGGGGCGATGCAGCTCGCGCTCGACCGCGGCGAGCAGCTCGACTGGTTCAACTCGCCCGAGATCATCATCGAGTCGATCATCTCGGTGGTCGGGTTCTACTACTTCTTCGCCCACTCCTTCACCACCGAACGCCCCTTCATCCAGTTCGCGATCTTCAAGGACCGCAACTTCGTCGGCGGCGTGGTGTTCATGACCGTGATGGGGCTGGTGCTGTTCTCGACCATGGCGCTGTCGTCGCCGTTCCTGCAGAACGTCGAAGGCTACCCGATCATGACCGCCGGCCTGCTGCTCGCCTCGCGCGGCTGCGGCACCTTCGTGGCGATGATGATCGTCGGGCGGATCATGCGCTACATCGAGGCCCGCACCTTGATCGCGACCGGCCTGTCGCTGACCTGCGCGTCGCTCTACGTGATGACCGGCTGGACCGATCAGACCAGCGTGTCGAGCGTGGTGGTCACCAGCATCATCCAGGGCTTCGGCTTCGGTCTGGTGTTCGTGCCGCTGTCGACGGTGGCGTTCATGACGCTGCCCGGGCAGCTCCGCACCGATGGCACCGCGATGCTGACGCTGGTGCGCAACGTCGCGAGCTCGGTCGGCATCTCGGTGGTAATCGCCAAGCTATCGTCCGGCACCACCACGGCGCACGCGATCCTCACCGAGCACATCAACCCGTTCAACGATGCGCTGCAGATGCCCAACGTCACCGGCATGATCGATCTGTCGACCACCACCGGCAAGGCGATGATGGACGCGATCGTCACCATGCAGGCGCAGATCATCGCGTTCTCGCACGACTACGCGATGGTGATGTTCCTCACTGCCGCCGCCGTACCGATGGCGATCATCATCGGCTCGACCAAGGCCGCGCTGCGTAAGCAAAGCGAAGCCGCTGCCGATCATGCCGCGGTGATGGAGTAG
- a CDS encoding HlyD family secretion protein, whose translation MAEPALKFPTEQKEPSAAPSVAASGGPRRGLGGTLRRYRRPLLLVVLPMVALIGGITFYLEGGRYVTTDDAYVGAQKVLITPDVAGKIVEVTVKEGQRVQPGDELFQIDPVPFRLAVAQAQAKLADAKTSHANLVANVKLYGQTIDLVNAGIALKQRDVERKTSLVQSRAGSQLDLDNSTAALVTAQAQLQLVKQQQSTALNQLLGDPELPLEKFPAYAQAKAALDDAERNLRLSTVRAPMSGTATQVDNIQLGRFVAAGTPVFSVIDTTQPWVDANPKESDFTYVAVGQTVTLDVDAFPDHQFKGRVSSLSPGTGAQFAVLPPQNATGNFVKVVQRVPLRIALDETDPMIKRLKAGMSVNVAIDTHHRRSLAGLFGFGRAAAAQPEHN comes from the coding sequence ATGGCTGAACCGGCCCTGAAATTTCCGACCGAGCAGAAGGAGCCTTCGGCCGCCCCGTCCGTCGCCGCGAGCGGCGGTCCGCGCCGCGGCCTCGGCGGCACGCTGCGTCGCTATCGGCGGCCGCTGCTGCTGGTCGTGCTGCCGATGGTGGCGCTGATCGGCGGCATCACCTTCTATCTGGAGGGCGGCCGCTACGTCACCACCGACGACGCTTATGTCGGCGCCCAGAAGGTGCTGATCACGCCGGACGTCGCCGGCAAGATCGTCGAAGTGACCGTCAAGGAAGGTCAGCGCGTTCAGCCCGGCGACGAGCTGTTCCAGATCGATCCGGTGCCGTTCCGCCTCGCGGTGGCGCAGGCCCAGGCCAAGCTCGCCGACGCCAAGACCAGCCACGCCAATCTGGTCGCCAACGTCAAGCTGTACGGCCAGACCATCGACCTGGTGAACGCCGGCATCGCGCTGAAGCAGCGCGACGTCGAGCGCAAGACCTCGCTCGTGCAGAGCCGCGCCGGCTCGCAGCTCGATCTCGACAACTCCACCGCCGCGCTGGTGACCGCGCAGGCGCAGCTGCAGCTCGTCAAGCAGCAGCAGTCGACCGCGCTCAATCAGTTGCTCGGCGATCCCGAGCTGCCGCTCGAGAAATTCCCCGCTTACGCCCAGGCCAAGGCAGCGCTCGACGACGCTGAACGCAACCTGCGGCTGTCGACGGTGCGGGCTCCGATGAGCGGCACCGCCACCCAGGTCGACAACATTCAGCTCGGCCGCTTCGTCGCCGCCGGAACGCCGGTGTTCAGCGTGATCGACACGACGCAGCCGTGGGTCGACGCCAATCCGAAGGAAAGCGACTTCACCTATGTGGCGGTCGGCCAGACCGTGACGCTCGATGTCGACGCCTTCCCGGATCATCAGTTCAAGGGCCGGGTGTCGTCGCTGTCGCCGGGCACCGGCGCGCAATTCGCGGTGCTGCCGCCGCAGAATGCCACCGGCAACTTCGTCAAGGTGGTGCAACGCGTCCCGCTGCGGATCGCGCTCGACGAGACCGATCCGATGATCAAGCGTCTGAAGGCCGGCATGAGCGTCAACGTCGCGATCGACACCCACCACCGCCGTTCGCTGGCCGGCCTGTTCGGCTTCGGCCGCGCCGCCGCGGCCCAGCCGGAGCACAACTGA
- a CDS encoding MarR family winged helix-turn-helix transcriptional regulator → MTRGPEDQNFIFAFAEVQRLMRAYADRQASRHGITRAQWAVLAKVERAEGLKQSELAEQMELQPITLTRLIDKLCDHGWLERRSDDSDRRCKRLYLREAARPLLGKLAGLRAELTDTALAGLTPEDAQRLVRQMQIIKENLRGAIQQHCHREEKRREEHYG, encoded by the coding sequence ATGACCCGGGGTCCGGAGGACCAGAACTTCATCTTTGCCTTCGCTGAGGTGCAGCGCCTGATGCGCGCCTATGCGGACAGGCAGGCCTCCCGGCACGGCATCACCCGCGCCCAATGGGCGGTGCTGGCCAAGGTGGAGCGCGCCGAAGGGCTGAAGCAGTCCGAACTCGCCGAACAGATGGAGCTGCAGCCGATCACCCTGACCCGGCTGATCGACAAGTTGTGCGACCACGGCTGGCTGGAACGCCGCAGCGACGACAGCGACCGGCGCTGCAAGCGGCTGTACCTGCGCGAAGCCGCGCGGCCGCTGCTCGGCAAGCTCGCCGGCCTCCGCGCCGAACTCACCGACACCGCGCTCGCCGGCCTGACGCCGGAAGATGCCCAGCGCTTGGTGCGGCAGATGCAGATCATCAAGGAAAACTTGCGTGGCGCGATCCAACAGCACTGCCACCGCGAAGAAAAACGACGGGAGGAGCACTATGGCTGA
- a CDS encoding Fur family transcriptional regulator gives MTALKPTFPAPGHDHDRCSAEGLEHAERVCAGRSQNLTPIRRQVLRALLSSHRPLGAYEVIEELARDMPRPAPITVYRALDFLMQNGLVHRIESRNAFLACGHDHDDAATVAFLICECCGSVAEVPASEVTQRLNEAARQTGFTPKMSVVEITGVCGHCQAA, from the coding sequence ATGACCGCATTGAAGCCGACCTTCCCCGCGCCGGGGCACGATCACGACCGTTGCTCCGCCGAAGGTCTGGAACACGCCGAACGGGTCTGTGCCGGCCGCTCGCAAAACCTCACGCCGATCCGCCGCCAGGTGCTGCGCGCGCTGCTGTCCAGCCATCGGCCGCTCGGCGCCTATGAGGTGATCGAGGAACTGGCCAGGGACATGCCGCGTCCGGCGCCGATCACGGTGTATCGGGCGCTCGACTTCCTGATGCAGAACGGGCTGGTGCACCGGATCGAGAGCCGCAACGCGTTCCTGGCCTGCGGCCACGATCACGATGACGCTGCGACCGTCGCGTTCCTGATCTGCGAATGTTGCGGCTCGGTCGCCGAGGTCCCGGCCTCCGAAGTGACGCAGCGCCTCAACGAAGCCGCCCGCCAGACCGGGTTCACGCCGAAGATGTCAGTGGTCGAGATCACCGGCGTGTGCGGCCATTGCCAAGCCGCCTGA
- a CDS encoding DMT family transporter: MGRPLSAGAIALMLLCCLSWGFNQIAVKLVLPDIPPFLQAAIRSAGALIVILIIAKSRRVKLFQRDGTLRAGLFAGVLFGLEFVLIYHGLTLTTASRAVVFLYTAPFFVALGSYRLLGERLRRQQWAGLALSFAGVALAIGVPQADVDSSVLIGDLMLVGGGALWAATTLIVKGTRLQRAPAEKGLAYQVAMSVPILTGAALLSGETITKMPSTLSLGLMAYQTIWVVGLTFLLWFGLVKTYSASKLSAFTFITPLFGVAAGYLIMHDPLTPAFGAAAVLVIAGLYLVNRPAPVPAPNDPLLNVTKT, from the coding sequence ATGGGGCGTCCGCTGAGCGCCGGCGCGATCGCGCTGATGCTGCTGTGCTGCCTGTCGTGGGGCTTCAACCAGATCGCCGTGAAGCTGGTGCTGCCGGATATTCCGCCGTTCCTGCAGGCGGCGATCCGGTCGGCCGGCGCCCTGATCGTGATCTTGATTATCGCCAAATCGCGCCGCGTGAAGCTGTTCCAACGCGACGGTACGCTGCGTGCCGGGCTGTTCGCCGGGGTGCTGTTCGGACTGGAATTCGTGCTGATCTATCACGGCCTGACGCTGACCACGGCGTCGCGCGCGGTCGTGTTCCTGTACACCGCGCCGTTCTTCGTCGCGCTCGGCTCCTACCGGCTGCTCGGCGAGCGGCTGCGCCGGCAGCAATGGGCCGGGCTGGCGCTGAGCTTTGCCGGGGTGGCGCTGGCGATCGGGGTGCCGCAGGCCGATGTCGATAGCAGTGTGCTGATCGGAGACCTGATGCTGGTCGGGGGCGGCGCCCTGTGGGCCGCCACCACCCTGATCGTCAAGGGAACCCGGCTGCAGCGGGCTCCGGCTGAGAAGGGATTGGCCTACCAGGTGGCGATGTCGGTCCCGATTCTGACCGGCGCGGCGCTGCTATCGGGCGAAACCATCACCAAAATGCCCTCGACGCTGTCGCTCGGGCTGATGGCCTATCAGACCATCTGGGTGGTCGGACTGACATTTTTGCTCTGGTTCGGGCTGGTGAAGACCTATTCGGCCAGCAAATTGTCGGCTTTCACCTTCATTACCCCTTTATTCGGGGTGGCGGCCGGCTATCTGATCATGCACGACCCGCTGACCCCGGCATTCGGCGCCGCGGCGGTGCTGGTGATCGCCGGTCTCTATCTCGTAAACCGGCCGGCTCCGGTTCCTGCACCCAACGATCCATTGCTGAATGTCACCAAAACCTGA
- the ispG gene encoding flavodoxin-dependent (E)-4-hydroxy-3-methylbut-2-enyl-diphosphate synthase produces MNKLENPLRDDVAGPAPRHQTTQVMVGDVAVGGGAPIVVQSMTNTDTADIEGTIKQIAALARAGSEMVRITVDREEAAAAVPHIRDGIRKLGLTTPIIGDFHYIGHKLLAEYPACAEALDKYRINPGNVGFKNKRDTQFADIVEIAIRNNKAVRIGANWGSLDQELLTKLMDENAASANPRDVRAVTREAMVQSALLSAARAEEIGLPKNKMILSAKVSAVQDLIAVYQDLASRSDYAIHLGLTEAGMGSKGIVASSAALGILLQQGIGDTIRISLTPEPGGDRTREVQVAQELLQTMGFRTFVPLVAACPGCGRTTSTTFQELARSIQDFIRDEMPEWRSRYPGVENLNVAVMGCIVNGPGESKHANIGISLPGTGESPAAPVFVDGQKFRTLRGDTIASDFKALVIDYIEQRYGATPNPGAAQMVPAAE; encoded by the coding sequence ATGAACAAGCTCGAAAATCCGCTGCGAGACGACGTCGCCGGCCCCGCGCCGCGGCACCAAACCACCCAGGTCATGGTCGGCGATGTGGCCGTCGGCGGCGGTGCCCCGATCGTCGTTCAGTCGATGACCAATACCGACACCGCGGATATCGAGGGCACCATCAAGCAGATCGCCGCGCTGGCCCGGGCCGGCTCGGAGATGGTCCGGATCACCGTGGATCGCGAGGAGGCGGCCGCCGCTGTCCCGCACATCCGCGACGGCATCCGCAAGCTCGGCCTGACCACGCCGATCATCGGCGACTTCCATTACATCGGCCACAAGCTGCTCGCCGAATACCCGGCCTGCGCCGAGGCGCTCGACAAGTACCGGATCAATCCGGGCAATGTCGGCTTCAAGAACAAGCGTGACACGCAGTTCGCCGACATCGTCGAGATTGCGATTCGGAACAACAAGGCGGTCCGCATCGGCGCCAATTGGGGCTCGCTCGACCAGGAGCTGCTCACCAAGCTGATGGACGAGAACGCCGCGTCCGCCAATCCACGCGACGTCCGCGCCGTCACCCGCGAGGCGATGGTGCAATCGGCGCTGCTGTCGGCCGCGCGCGCCGAAGAGATCGGCCTGCCCAAGAACAAGATGATCCTGTCCGCCAAGGTCTCGGCGGTACAGGACCTGATCGCCGTGTACCAGGATCTGGCCTCGCGCTCCGACTACGCGATTCATCTCGGCCTCACCGAAGCCGGCATGGGCTCGAAGGGCATCGTGGCGTCGTCCGCGGCGCTCGGCATCCTGCTGCAGCAGGGCATCGGCGACACCATCCGGATTTCGCTCACCCCCGAGCCGGGCGGTGATCGCACCCGTGAGGTCCAGGTCGCGCAGGAACTGCTGCAGACCATGGGCTTCCGCACCTTCGTGCCGCTGGTCGCGGCCTGCCCCGGCTGCGGCCGCACCACCTCGACGACCTTCCAGGAGCTGGCGCGCTCGATCCAGGACTTCATCCGCGACGAGATGCCGGAATGGCGTAGCCGCTATCCGGGCGTCGAGAACCTCAACGTCGCGGTGATGGGCTGCATCGTCAACGGCCCGGGCGAAAGCAAGCACGCCAATATCGGCATCTCGCTCCCCGGCACCGGCGAATCCCCGGCGGCCCCGGTGTTCGTCGACGGCCAGAAATTCCGCACCCTGCGCGGCGACACCATCGCGTCCGACTTCAAGGCGCTGGTGATCGACTACATCGAGCAGCGCTACGGCGCGACGCCGAATCCCGGCGCCGCCCAGATGGTGCCGGCGGCGGAGTAA
- a CDS encoding type II toxin-antitoxin system RelE/ParE family toxin encodes MKVRWSDNAVHELDEILSFIAERNVSAAEAVADLIWERTRLLGEFPLAGHKTDLTHVRALSVVRYPFVIFHKVDDAKDEVVILSVRHTARRDPTRSA; translated from the coding sequence ATGAAGGTTCGCTGGTCCGACAACGCGGTCCACGAACTCGACGAGATCTTATCGTTCATTGCTGAGCGCAATGTATCCGCTGCCGAAGCGGTTGCCGACCTGATTTGGGAGCGGACACGCCTGCTGGGCGAGTTTCCTCTGGCCGGCCACAAGACCGATCTCACGCACGTCCGTGCGCTATCCGTCGTCCGCTATCCGTTCGTGATCTTCCACAAAGTGGACGACGCAAAGGATGAAGTCGTCATCCTCAGCGTCCGCCACACCGCAAGACGCGACCCCACGCGCTCAGCATGA
- a CDS encoding Na+/H+ antiporter codes for MQALAGKRTRNQRGDVEAKFQIFLTLLAVLAGTALLARRVNIAPAILLLIAGITLAFIPGMPAIELPPDLILLLVLPPLIYSASVAMSWREFCANLRAIGLLAIGCVIFTAFAVAAASHYLIGLPWSVGFLLGAIVAPPDVVAPLAIARKLGLPRRIVVVLEGEGLANDATALILYRFAVAAIMTGAFSLTKASGTFVAIMAGELAFGVAVGWLSLRARHWVRDPQIEITLSLLTPYIAYWIPEHHGGSGVIATVACGLYISWNGPLLISAATRLQGIFFWDLVIYLIEGMLFLLTGFQLRALLERSKEFAFGDILSATLLVAAIVIAARFIWVYPAFYLPRFLSRRLRASDPYPSWRTVFVIGFTGVRGAVSLAAALALPYALPNGETFPYRDLILFVTFGVILITLVGLGLTLPAVVKLLGVTRVGHREQIAEHDDEITARREALAAAQASLKKITDNRELTDEVLKLLHARHQTRASLLPDPIGSPEHEASAVGIALVRELIAVERKFIHAQLRAGKITDEARRRIERDLDLEEASLANRESGPAPL; via the coding sequence ATGCAAGCACTCGCCGGCAAACGCACTCGAAATCAGCGTGGTGACGTGGAAGCCAAGTTCCAGATTTTTCTCACGCTGCTCGCGGTGCTGGCCGGAACGGCGCTACTGGCCCGGCGGGTCAACATCGCGCCGGCGATCCTGCTGCTGATCGCCGGCATCACGTTGGCCTTCATTCCCGGAATGCCGGCGATCGAACTGCCGCCGGACTTGATCCTGCTGCTGGTGCTGCCGCCGCTGATCTATTCGGCCAGCGTAGCGATGAGCTGGCGCGAATTCTGCGCCAATCTGCGGGCAATCGGCCTGCTCGCGATCGGCTGTGTGATCTTCACCGCGTTCGCCGTCGCGGCGGCGTCGCACTATCTGATCGGCCTGCCGTGGTCGGTCGGCTTCCTGCTCGGTGCGATCGTCGCGCCGCCCGACGTGGTGGCGCCGCTGGCGATCGCCCGCAAGCTCGGTCTGCCACGGCGCATCGTGGTGGTGCTGGAAGGCGAAGGGCTGGCGAACGATGCGACCGCACTAATCCTGTACCGCTTCGCGGTGGCGGCGATCATGACCGGCGCGTTCTCGCTCACCAAAGCGTCAGGCACCTTCGTGGCGATCATGGCGGGCGAACTCGCCTTCGGCGTCGCAGTCGGCTGGCTCAGCCTGCGGGCGCGGCATTGGGTGCGCGACCCGCAGATCGAGATCACGCTGTCGCTGCTGACGCCGTACATCGCCTATTGGATTCCCGAGCATCATGGCGGCTCCGGCGTAATCGCCACAGTCGCCTGCGGACTCTACATCTCATGGAACGGCCCGCTGCTGATCTCGGCGGCGACCCGGCTGCAGGGCATCTTCTTCTGGGATCTGGTGATCTACCTGATCGAGGGGATGCTGTTCCTGCTCACCGGCTTCCAGCTCCGTGCGCTGCTGGAGCGGTCGAAGGAATTTGCCTTCGGGGACATCCTGTCGGCGACGCTGCTGGTCGCCGCGATCGTGATCGCTGCGCGCTTCATCTGGGTCTATCCGGCGTTCTATCTGCCGCGGTTTCTCAGCCGCCGCTTGCGGGCGAGCGATCCCTATCCGTCCTGGCGTACGGTGTTCGTGATCGGCTTCACCGGCGTGCGCGGCGCGGTGTCGCTCGCCGCGGCACTGGCGCTGCCTTACGCGTTGCCGAACGGCGAGACGTTTCCATATCGCGATCTGATTCTGTTCGTCACCTTTGGGGTGATCCTGATCACACTGGTCGGCCTCGGCCTGACGCTGCCCGCCGTGGTGAAGCTGCTCGGCGTCACCCGCGTCGGGCACCGGGAGCAGATCGCCGAGCACGACGACGAGATCACCGCCCGCCGCGAAGCACTGGCTGCCGCACAGGCATCGCTGAAGAAGATCACCGACAATCGCGAGCTCACCGACGAGGTGCTGAAGCTGCTGCACGCCCGGCACCAGACCCGCGCCAGCCTGCTGCCCGATCCGATCGGCTCACCGGAGCACGAGGCCTCTGCGGTCGGCATCGCTCTGGTGCGCGAGCTGATCGCCGTCGAGCGCAAATTCATCCACGCCCAGCTTCGCGCCGGCAAGATCACCGACGAGGCGCGACGCCGGATCGAGCGCGATCTCGACCTCGAGGAGGCCAGTCTCGCCAACCGCGAAAGCGGACCGGCGCCGTTGTAA
- a CDS encoding putative bifunctional diguanylate cyclase/phosphodiesterase, with amino-acid sequence MAIDIGLALISPDGEIVMTNPTFDLAFGAIPRDQLLSRFGFDPSCDDGKASRPIIFPDERIYWIDITAFTGGWLISAADISERLRQGIAGVELSRIDRLTQLANRLVFHERLADLLTQPAEVRRDAAVLTIDLDRFKAINDTLGRTIGDALLCLVAKRISSALTPSDVLARLEADEFGVIQTGRDQPEAAVILAKRLVDLLSRPYLLEGQLINVSAFVGIALVSDDELDVDGVLKNAELALHRAKQERYAGYRVFESAMDESMRARRALETDLRRALALREFSLVYQPQVNLQSRRVAGFEALLRWRCPTRGPVSPLDFIPIAEETGIIGPIGEWVLRTACRDAASWPGDYTVAVNISAIQFTNRSLVATVVSALADSGLDPRRLELEITESVMLDARGNALAVLQQLRGLGVRVSLDDFGTGYSSLGYLRSFPFDKIKIDQSFVREASDDRGNRAIVRAIASLGASLGMATVAEGVETEDQLARVAADGCTDVQGYLISRPLPPGDIEHFLAESRNVIDAATEVSL; translated from the coding sequence ATGGCGATCGACATCGGACTGGCGTTGATTTCGCCGGACGGCGAGATCGTGATGACCAATCCGACGTTCGATCTGGCGTTCGGCGCGATTCCCCGCGACCAGCTGCTGTCGCGGTTCGGTTTCGACCCCAGCTGCGACGACGGCAAGGCCTCGCGCCCGATCATATTCCCGGACGAGCGGATCTACTGGATCGACATCACGGCATTTACCGGCGGCTGGCTGATCAGCGCCGCCGATATCAGCGAACGCCTGCGCCAGGGCATCGCGGGTGTCGAGCTGTCGCGGATCGATCGGCTGACCCAACTGGCGAACCGGCTGGTGTTTCACGAGCGGCTCGCCGATCTGCTGACGCAGCCGGCCGAGGTCCGCCGCGACGCCGCGGTGCTGACGATCGATCTCGATCGCTTCAAGGCGATCAACGACACGCTCGGTCGCACCATCGGCGATGCGTTGCTGTGTCTGGTCGCCAAGCGCATCAGCTCGGCGCTGACGCCGAGCGATGTGCTGGCCCGGCTCGAGGCCGATGAGTTCGGCGTGATCCAGACCGGCCGCGATCAGCCCGAAGCTGCGGTGATCCTGGCCAAGCGGCTGGTCGATCTGCTGAGCCGGCCGTATCTGCTCGAAGGTCAGCTGATCAATGTCAGCGCCTTCGTCGGCATCGCGCTGGTGAGCGACGACGAGCTCGACGTCGACGGCGTGCTGAAGAACGCCGAACTGGCGCTGCATCGCGCCAAGCAGGAGCGCTACGCCGGCTATCGCGTGTTTGAATCCGCCATGGACGAGAGTATGCGGGCGCGGCGTGCGCTGGAGACCGATCTGCGCCGCGCACTGGCGCTGCGCGAGTTCTCGCTGGTGTATCAGCCGCAGGTCAATCTTCAGAGCCGCCGGGTGGCCGGCTTCGAGGCGCTGCTGCGCTGGCGCTGCCCGACGCGCGGTCCGGTGTCGCCGCTCGATTTCATTCCGATTGCCGAAGAGACCGGGATCATCGGCCCGATCGGCGAATGGGTGCTGCGCACCGCCTGCCGCGATGCTGCGAGCTGGCCCGGCGACTACACGGTTGCGGTCAACATCTCGGCGATCCAGTTCACCAACCGGTCGCTGGTCGCGACCGTGGTGTCGGCGCTCGCCGACAGCGGACTGGATCCGCGGCGGCTTGAGCTGGAGATCACCGAAAGCGTGATGCTCGATGCCCGCGGCAATGCGCTGGCGGTGCTGCAGCAACTGCGCGGACTCGGTGTCCGGGTCTCGCTCGATGATTTCGGCACAGGCTATTCGTCGCTCGGCTATCTGCGCAGCTTCCCGTTCGACAAGATCAAGATCGATCAGTCGTTCGTGCGCGAGGCCTCGGACGATCGCGGAAACCGCGCGATCGTGCGGGCGATCGCCTCGCTCGGCGCCAGCCTCGGCATGGCGACGGTGGCCGAGGGCGTCGAAACCGAGGATCAGCTGGCGCGCGTCGCGGCCGACGGCTGCACCGACGTGCAGGGCTATCTGATCAGCCGGCCGCTCCCGCCGGGAGACATCGAGCATTTCCTCGCCGAAAGCCGCAACGTGATCGACGCGGCGACGGAAGTCAGCCTCTGA